The following DNA comes from Vibrio gigantis.
CCACGGCAACGTCAATCTACTGCTGCTCCTCAAATGGCTCGATGAGCAGCAAATGTCTTTTGCAGAAGAAGAGTGGCACAAAGTACAACAGTGCTTAAGCCGCTCCGAAACCTTACTTCATAGTTATCGAGAGTTACGTAAACACCTTAAAGAGCATGTTGTCGACTCTCTCTACCGTGAAGCCTTACAATTTGAACTGCAACTTGAGAAGCAGCAGCAATCCGATCTTGTCGACTGTATCAACTCACTGCAACTGTTCACCAATCAACAAGCGCCACTGGCTCTGCAATATTGTCGTCTACTCGGGGCAGAAAACCTCTATGACGCATTTTCTGAACCCGCCCCTCAGCCTTAACTCATTTTCTTTCTCTTTTGAGTTGTTCCGGTACAAGCTTACTCTCGTACTAATACTTAGGTGCACCTAGCAAACGCGTACTCATAGCAAGCAGAAACTAGCTCGTACAAGTTTGATAATATTCAATCAGTTACTCACAACATGTTTTTACATTGAGTCTCAGTGAAAGGCTTGCGCTTGCACCGAGAATCAACCAAGCTCAAATAAAAACGTGGGCGCATCGCAATACTTAATACTTTTCAAAGCCCATAAAAAGCACGGACTGTTTTATGACCATATTTACCGCAGCGGCTGGTTTATCTAACCCACACTTACAAACTTTAGTGCCAAGGTTTATCAGAAAGCAGGCGTTGTTCCATCCTACATGGCAAACCTTAGAAACGCCTGATGGCGATTTCCTAGACCTTGCTTGGAGTGAATCACCAGATAACGATGAACTAACGAGCAACAAACCTATCTTCATTCTGTTCCATGGATTAGAGGGGAGCTTTGAGAGCCCATACGCCAATGGACTGATGAACGCGTTTGCTAAGGATGGTTGGTTATCTGTAATGATGCACTTCAGAGGTTGTAGCGGAAAACCGAATCGCTTGGCTCGAGCTTACCACTCTGGAGAGGTAGAAGATGCTCGCTTCTTTTTGAGACATCTGCATTCAAGATTTCCCAATAACCCTAAGGTGGCGGTTGGCATTTCGCTAGGCGGCAACATGTTGGCTAATTATCTCGCCGATTACGCAGATGATCCGTTAATATCAGCGGCTACAATTGTTTCAGCACCCTTTGACCTTGCTTGTTGCTCAAGTCGTATCGAACAAGGCTTTTCCAAGCTCTATAAGAAGTACCTGCTCAATTCGTTGAAATCGAATGCGTTGAAGAAACATAAGCTGCTACAAGAAAAGATTGGCATCTCAGCGGAAAGTATCAAAAAGATCGACAAGTTGTATGAGTTTGATGAACGAATCACAGCGCCTCTGCACGGGTTCAAGAATGCACAAGACTATTACGCACAATGCTCAGCCTTGCCTAAATTGAATCGGATTAAACTGCCGACTCAGATCATTCATGCCAAAGACGATCCTTTCATGACAGATGCTGTAATCCCAAAGTTCGTTCTGCCCGATAACATCGATTATCGGCTGTTTCAAAAAGGCGGGCATGTTGGGTTTATTACTGGTAGTACACTCAAACCAAGGTTTTGGTTAGAAGAAGCGCTGCCTGCCTACTATGAAAGTATTCAAGATTCGGCATAACAGCTAAGCCTGCTAAATATAAACGCGAAAGCTTGATAAGATAGCGCAGCCCTAATTGGGCTGTGTTCAAAAAATCACTAAACACACATCAACAACCTACCAGGGCGTGTTGACCTTTCGAGCTGATTTTTGCAGCGAGTTGCTGGGTATTTATACAAGGCAGAGGCTTTGATGTGTAGCTAGCCTACATGAGAGGCCGATAACGCAGTAGAAATGACCAGCAAACGCAGCCCGGAGGGTTCGGCTAAAAGCGTTTTACTCATTGTTGAGGGAGATTTACTTAGAATGACTAGGCTACTTCTCCCTCGCCGCGATTAAAACGCTTTTATCTCGAACAAAATTTAACCACGAAAGATCAACACGCCCTAATGAACATAAAAGAGAGAAGTATTTATGATCATCCCATGGAAAGATATCGAGCCTGAGACGCTAGAAAACCTCATCAAAGAATTCGTGCTGCGTGAAGGTACAGATTACGGCGATGTAGAGGTTTCACTGCAAAACAAGATTGACCAAGTGAAACATCAATTAGCTTCAGGAGAAGTCAGTATCGTGTTTTCTGAGCTCCATGAAACCGTTGATATTC
Coding sequences within:
- a CDS encoding TIGR02444 family protein, encoding MSPKHAPISLTLERLWQFSLQYYSVRGVKDACLALQNQFHGNVNLLLLLKWLDEQQMSFAEEEWHKVQQCLSRSETLLHSYRELRKHLKEHVVDSLYREALQFELQLEKQQQSDLVDCINSLQLFTNQQAPLALQYCRLLGAENLYDAFSEPAPQP
- a CDS encoding hydrolase, encoding MTIFTAAAGLSNPHLQTLVPRFIRKQALFHPTWQTLETPDGDFLDLAWSESPDNDELTSNKPIFILFHGLEGSFESPYANGLMNAFAKDGWLSVMMHFRGCSGKPNRLARAYHSGEVEDARFFLRHLHSRFPNNPKVAVGISLGGNMLANYLADYADDPLISAATIVSAPFDLACCSSRIEQGFSKLYKKYLLNSLKSNALKKHKLLQEKIGISAESIKKIDKLYEFDERITAPLHGFKNAQDYYAQCSALPKLNRIKLPTQIIHAKDDPFMTDAVIPKFVLPDNIDYRLFQKGGHVGFITGSTLKPRFWLEEALPAYYESIQDSA
- a CDS encoding YheU family protein, whose product is MIIPWKDIEPETLENLIKEFVLREGTDYGDVEVSLQNKIDQVKHQLASGEVSIVFSELHETVDIQVTKRF